A window of the Leucothrix mucor DSM 2157 genome harbors these coding sequences:
- a CDS encoding TolB family protein: MNKILLGSTILGLMLASSLAIADFPEAAFGDKSLENVKMKVLPPSSIEEAPEYAETTNGTEADTVIPNSPVLLSKEYAGAKVWGKVCNIVHTPNGSLKWSINQYDLATDTVETLFGVSNNRKIQSVACSPSGFGIVFSMKESLRGDYEIYILNPGEDESIYQVTNNNTDDVDVTADRNGSIIAWQQRLADGRQAILMGIENPDGGLPITRSLASASPFVQPSLSANGKWMVFVQLRPSYFAVMRYDIENKKYKEIRKIARRKRLFHPSISDDGNIIGWSENRNQNRYMVKNVSENTLTQVLNNPNGVEHATIASTGDLVTYSINADSKRQTLLTHLDTLETTRVGDIQYDPNRYLGTSWLGNSLQDLTIDEINSQVFVSTDVPFVLSFASDGTGTEFSAGDGEFSDAPDPYTDDYTWQITDGKLLISYPPGSQSDSGVVSLVSISGNQYTLVAEESDGEGGVGELLKALPFKVADLDGLIIRDSSVTADICRGTIKITGSTAVRKELCKQEDGSEKKYETQMTLAQVPSLENIIEFSFTDEDGQQSSVYFILIEGEVTSQMKFARIFGPSDTPIRGVDIFGYEVTDEEL, encoded by the coding sequence ATGAATAAAATCCTTTTAGGCTCAACAATACTTGGCCTCATGCTCGCAAGCTCTCTAGCCATTGCAGACTTTCCTGAGGCAGCATTTGGCGACAAGAGTTTAGAAAATGTGAAAATGAAGGTGCTTCCACCCTCAAGCATTGAAGAAGCTCCTGAGTATGCTGAGACTACTAATGGAACGGAGGCTGACACTGTTATACCTAACTCTCCGGTGTTATTAAGTAAGGAATACGCTGGAGCTAAAGTTTGGGGCAAAGTCTGCAATATCGTTCATACACCAAACGGGAGCCTGAAGTGGTCAATCAATCAGTATGACTTGGCTACGGATACAGTAGAAACGCTGTTTGGAGTAAGTAACAACCGAAAGATTCAGTCAGTTGCGTGTAGCCCCAGCGGTTTTGGTATTGTATTTTCAATGAAAGAATCTCTGCGAGGAGACTATGAAATCTACATACTCAATCCTGGAGAGGATGAGTCGATTTACCAAGTCACCAATAACAATACCGATGATGTGGATGTCACCGCCGACAGGAATGGTAGCATCATTGCTTGGCAGCAACGCTTAGCCGATGGTCGTCAGGCCATCTTAATGGGTATTGAAAACCCAGATGGTGGTTTGCCGATAACACGATCTTTAGCAAGTGCCAGCCCCTTCGTTCAGCCTAGCCTGAGTGCTAATGGCAAATGGATGGTCTTTGTGCAACTCCGCCCAAGCTACTTTGCCGTAATGCGCTACGATATTGAAAACAAAAAATATAAAGAAATTCGTAAAATTGCTCGAAGAAAACGCCTATTTCACCCAAGCATCTCGGATGACGGCAATATAATCGGTTGGTCGGAAAATCGAAACCAAAACCGCTACATGGTGAAAAACGTTTCGGAAAATACGCTTACTCAGGTTTTGAACAATCCGAATGGAGTTGAGCATGCCACAATCGCTTCTACCGGTGACTTGGTTACTTACAGTATTAACGCAGATTCAAAGCGGCAAACACTTCTCACCCACCTTGATACTCTGGAGACCACTCGAGTCGGTGATATTCAATACGATCCAAACCGTTATCTTGGAACTAGCTGGCTAGGCAATTCCTTACAGGATTTAACGATCGATGAAATTAACTCGCAAGTCTTTGTCTCAACTGATGTGCCATTCGTGCTCAGTTTTGCAAGCGACGGAACAGGTACCGAGTTTAGTGCGGGTGACGGTGAGTTTAGTGATGCTCCCGACCCATATACTGATGATTATACGTGGCAGATAACGGATGGAAAATTATTGATTAGTTATCCGCCAGGATCACAGAGTGATTCAGGTGTTGTTAGTCTTGTTAGTATCAGTGGTAATCAGTATACATTGGTCGCCGAGGAATCCGATGGTGAAGGTGGTGTCGGTGAGCTGCTAAAGGCGTTACCGTTTAAAGTGGCGGACCTGGATGGGCTAATTATCCGTGATTCCTCGGTTACAGCCGATATCTGTAGGGGAACCATAAAAATCACCGGCTCTACAGCGGTTAGAAAAGAGCTATGCAAGCAGGAAGATGGTAGTGAGAAAAAATACGAAACCCAGATGACGCTTGCGCAAGTCCCCTCGCTTGAAAATATTATCGAGTTTTCATTTACTGATGAAGATGGCCAACAATCCTCCGTTTATTTTATCTTGATTGAAGGGGAGGTCACTAGCCAGATGAAGTTTGCAAGGATCTTCGGTCCATCAGACACACCAATTAGAGGTGTAGATATTTTTGGCTACGAAGTAACTGATGAAGAGCTCTGA
- a CDS encoding GGDEF domain-containing protein, giving the protein MLTLQHWSKYLCNCLVVALLVLSVDFAFADEITIGVRANRGIEKGIKKWQPTVDYLNSRIPEHHFVLSPYESIEGLSAAAARGEFHFVLTSPSSYTQMEFELSATRILTLMNKRKNLALNSFGSVIFTRSDHTDIQTIPDLKGKSFMAVSEGGFGGWRVAWGELKTHYGIDPFEDFASLTFSGGVQEKIVISVRDGLVDAGSVRTDMLERMAADGQINLDDFRVLGERKTAGYPFKHSTRLYPEWPFAKFPKASNELSNSVARALMDIKPADAAAVSGKYVGWTVPLSYNSVHELLKTLKVSPYENYGQVTLIEAIHQHWKWVLSLGIAVALAFLALFCAFWSMRTRKKLEDSIKHMANHDMLTNLPNRALLMDRLGHALARANRNHTRVAVLFLDLNNFKPINDTLGHLVGDKILKKIAERMLSCFRESDTVARYGGDEFVIVMSDVKSINEVTAMAKKIDNLMLEPIDLGDEEAVLGASIGISLYPYDATTPEALIHIADDAMYVAKKLGKRPEH; this is encoded by the coding sequence ATGCTTACTTTACAACACTGGTCCAAATACCTATGCAACTGCTTGGTTGTGGCATTGCTCGTGTTGTCTGTGGACTTTGCTTTTGCTGATGAGATTACCATCGGCGTGCGGGCCAATCGCGGTATCGAGAAAGGAATCAAGAAGTGGCAGCCGACGGTTGATTATTTAAACAGCCGGATTCCTGAGCATCATTTTGTATTATCTCCCTATGAGAGTATTGAAGGCTTAAGCGCTGCGGCAGCTCGCGGCGAGTTTCATTTTGTGCTGACCAGTCCTTCCTCATACACACAAATGGAGTTTGAGCTTAGCGCAACGCGTATTCTAACTCTGATGAATAAGCGTAAGAATCTGGCGCTGAATAGCTTTGGCTCGGTGATTTTTACGCGATCAGATCATACAGATATACAAACTATTCCCGACCTTAAGGGTAAAAGCTTTATGGCGGTCTCCGAAGGCGGATTCGGCGGCTGGCGAGTGGCTTGGGGTGAGCTTAAAACACATTATGGCATTGATCCCTTCGAGGATTTTGCTTCGCTGACGTTCAGCGGTGGCGTGCAGGAGAAAATCGTGATCTCGGTGCGCGATGGTCTTGTCGATGCCGGCTCAGTGCGTACCGATATGCTGGAGCGTATGGCCGCTGATGGGCAGATCAACTTAGATGATTTTCGGGTGCTTGGCGAGCGAAAGACTGCGGGTTATCCATTCAAGCATTCCACGCGCCTGTATCCTGAGTGGCCATTTGCCAAATTCCCTAAAGCCTCAAACGAACTGTCCAATAGTGTTGCTCGTGCGCTGATGGATATTAAGCCAGCGGATGCTGCAGCGGTTTCAGGTAAGTATGTAGGGTGGACGGTTCCTTTAAGTTACAACAGTGTTCATGAGTTGCTAAAGACCTTAAAAGTGAGCCCTTATGAAAATTACGGGCAGGTGACGCTAATTGAAGCAATCCACCAGCACTGGAAGTGGGTCTTAAGTTTAGGCATTGCTGTCGCTCTCGCTTTTCTGGCATTGTTTTGTGCTTTTTGGAGTATGAGAACGCGTAAAAAATTAGAAGATTCGATCAAGCATATGGCCAACCACGATATGCTCACTAATTTGCCTAACCGGGCTTTACTGATGGACCGCCTTGGTCACGCCTTGGCAAGAGCAAATCGTAATCACACAAGAGTCGCAGTATTGTTTCTCGATCTGAATAATTTCAAACCCATTAACGATACGCTCGGGCATTTAGTGGGTGATAAAATCCTCAAGAAAATAGCCGAAAGAATGCTCTCCTGCTTTCGCGAATCCGATACCGTGGCTCGCTATGGCGGTGATGAGTTTGTCATCGTCATGTCGGATGTGAAAAGCATCAACGAGGTCACTGCCATGGCGAAAAAGATCGATAATCTGATGTTAGAGCCGATTGATTTAGGGGATGAAGAGGCGGTACTAGGTGCCAGTATTGGAATCTCCCTGTACCCTTATGATGCAACTACGCCGGAAGCATTAATTCATATCGCGGATGACGCCATGTATGTCGCTAAGAAGCTAGGCAAGCGGCCTGAGCATTAA
- a CDS encoding family 8 glycosyl transferase: MSSIAQEPIRIFVATSPNGEDAEAEMVLEYSLRKHTSKPLDITWMRQSRDPRSIWHCGWRGWNTRKWATPFTGFRWAIPEACDFKGKAIYMDVDMVNLHDINDLISLEFDNNKAIMARTGFRWDYEFCVMLMDCEKLQDIIPPLKQLRRLNSNFRNVHLKLKEADCIQALDPRWNSLDGDDYTVDEIWHLHYTHMASQPWKPAWFTGIPEEHKRSEIADLWFQYKAEAMANSWWPKKPSPPFGKFKIRKKRKPRS; this comes from the coding sequence ATGTCCTCAATCGCTCAGGAACCCATCAGAATATTTGTCGCCACTTCACCAAACGGAGAAGATGCTGAAGCAGAAATGGTGTTGGAATACTCCTTAAGGAAGCACACTAGTAAACCGCTCGATATCACATGGATGCGCCAATCAAGAGATCCGCGTTCGATCTGGCATTGCGGCTGGAGAGGGTGGAATACACGTAAATGGGCGACTCCGTTTACCGGCTTTCGCTGGGCGATTCCTGAAGCCTGTGATTTCAAAGGTAAAGCCATTTACATGGATGTGGATATGGTCAACCTGCATGATATCAATGATTTAATATCTCTTGAGTTTGACAACAACAAAGCGATAATGGCTAGAACGGGCTTTCGCTGGGATTATGAGTTCTGCGTCATGCTAATGGACTGCGAAAAGCTTCAAGACATCATCCCTCCCTTAAAGCAACTGCGTAGACTGAATAGTAACTTTCGAAATGTGCACCTGAAACTTAAGGAAGCTGACTGCATCCAGGCTCTGGATCCACGTTGGAATAGTCTCGATGGAGATGATTACACGGTTGATGAAATTTGGCATTTACATTACACCCACATGGCATCACAACCTTGGAAGCCTGCATGGTTTACAGGAATTCCAGAGGAACATAAAAGATCCGAAATTGCTGATCTGTGGTTTCAATATAAAGCAGAAGCAATGGCAAATTCTTGGTGGCCAAAAAAGCCATCGCCTCCGTTTGGGAAATTCAAAATCCGCAAAAAAAGAAAACCGAGAAGCTAG
- a CDS encoding extracellular solute-binding protein has protein sequence MQQSEARVIPKLSSLLCGVALALLVSSAVADEQPSITISTWGGAYQAAQQQALFTPFEAQTGIKINTQLQQGGLDMLTGDNVPDLVDMEEADGQLACEKGLLHKMDFVPVVAPEKAGLSVKDDFLPKAFLPCGVAHMTFATLVAFNTNAFQDEKPSTIKDFFDLKRFPGKRGLRKNSGTILEWALMADGVPISQVYDLLSTERGLRLAFRRLESLRGNIVWWDKPEEPGQLLSEGKVTMSSGYNGRFFDDQTSNKAITLLWDGQIIDRSIWVIPAAIKKPGPALTQFIRFATQPKQMARLAERIPYGPSRSSALKYIGNHPIEGTLMMHHLPTNPNHLKRSLFRDTGWYAKTDTLRSQAFDRWLSLSKGLQHSQ, from the coding sequence ATGCAGCAGTCTGAAGCCCGTGTTATCCCAAAACTATCTTCATTGTTATGTGGTGTGGCACTCGCGCTGCTCGTCAGCTCAGCAGTCGCCGACGAGCAACCAAGCATCACGATTTCAACCTGGGGTGGCGCGTATCAGGCGGCTCAGCAGCAAGCTTTGTTTACGCCCTTCGAAGCACAAACCGGCATAAAAATTAACACCCAGCTGCAACAAGGCGGGCTGGATATGCTCACCGGCGACAATGTGCCTGACTTGGTCGATATGGAAGAAGCTGACGGCCAGTTAGCCTGTGAAAAAGGCTTATTGCACAAGATGGACTTTGTACCGGTAGTTGCCCCTGAAAAAGCGGGACTATCAGTTAAAGACGATTTTCTTCCTAAAGCGTTTTTACCCTGCGGCGTGGCACACATGACCTTCGCAACCTTGGTCGCATTTAATACCAATGCCTTTCAGGATGAAAAGCCATCCACCATTAAAGACTTCTTTGACCTGAAACGCTTTCCGGGCAAACGTGGCTTACGTAAAAACTCCGGCACCATTTTAGAATGGGCACTCATGGCCGATGGCGTTCCGATCAGTCAGGTTTACGACTTACTAAGTACCGAACGCGGTTTACGCTTAGCGTTTAGACGACTGGAAAGCCTGCGCGGAAATATCGTCTGGTGGGATAAACCAGAAGAGCCGGGGCAACTCTTGTCCGAAGGAAAAGTCACCATGAGCTCAGGCTACAATGGCCGTTTTTTCGATGACCAGACCAGTAATAAAGCCATCACCTTGCTCTGGGATGGCCAAATTATTGATCGCAGTATCTGGGTGATTCCAGCGGCCATAAAAAAGCCAGGTCCTGCACTCACACAGTTTATTCGCTTTGCCACACAGCCCAAACAAATGGCGAGGTTAGCCGAACGCATTCCCTATGGCCCTTCGCGATCAAGCGCGCTGAAATACATTGGCAATCACCCTATCGAAGGAACGCTAATGATGCACCATTTACCGACCAATCCGAATCACTTGAAACGCTCGCTGTTTAGAGACACAGGCTGGTATGCAAAAACGGACACACTACGCAGCCAAGCGTTTGATCGTTGGCTGTCGCTATCCAAAGGCCTACAACACTCGCAGTAA
- a CDS encoding chloride channel protein, giving the protein MISNLTPATIFYRFTVLAVMACVLGVIVSLAAIAFVEAVDWLNNVLLISPRTRVQVQDPLLLTAATILVPTLGGVVVGWLLQYCSKTKRPLGPPDSIKAVQLRCDLPDSRSGLVSTMAAAISLGCGASVGQYGPMVYLGSLCGGWVAKLNLQIPNLQSIAIASGVAAAISTAFNAPIAGLIFAHEVILRHYSLQAFAPTTVAAATGYVVANVIFERPALFLVEFPGVENGYEFGLFAVLGVACAALATVFMRLTLSMFKVGQRLPLRPMYRPALAGLLVGLVALGLPDVLGMGNEVLRFATIEGAFTNSELALLVFSKIVLTAVCVGFGFAGGVFSPVILIGILFGALFWSLLELIGVPNSGLAVYAICGMMALASPVIGAPLTTILIVFELTQNYHLTVAAMVAVVFANLLAFRLFGRSIFDVQLAGKGINLASGRDRAMLDDCKVIDRPTGNYVAYNISLTVAEVIQALVKKGHSEAAIIDDDGKYRGMLRIQDVIGQADSASLESLLFKDWPQFDETTTIWEAMKQVEGFVGEAVPVVCANGQLVGMITEANLIVAYLEIVHELRKEENAAV; this is encoded by the coding sequence ATGATATCCAATCTAACGCCCGCCACAATCTTTTACCGCTTTACAGTCCTCGCGGTAATGGCTTGTGTGTTGGGGGTTATTGTTTCGCTGGCGGCCATTGCCTTTGTTGAGGCCGTCGATTGGCTCAATAATGTGCTACTCATTTCTCCCCGCACACGCGTACAAGTCCAAGACCCGCTGCTACTCACTGCCGCCACTATTTTGGTGCCGACCTTAGGCGGTGTGGTTGTTGGCTGGCTACTGCAATATTGCTCCAAAACCAAACGCCCGCTAGGCCCACCCGATAGTATTAAAGCCGTGCAGTTGCGCTGTGATTTACCTGACTCACGCTCAGGCTTAGTCTCGACAATGGCGGCAGCCATCTCATTGGGATGTGGCGCATCGGTTGGCCAATATGGCCCGATGGTGTATTTGGGCTCTTTATGCGGCGGCTGGGTGGCAAAGCTAAACCTACAGATTCCCAACTTACAATCGATCGCCATTGCCAGCGGTGTGGCGGCGGCTATTTCCACCGCTTTTAATGCCCCCATTGCCGGCCTTATTTTTGCGCATGAAGTGATTTTACGGCATTACTCCTTACAAGCATTTGCACCAACCACCGTGGCGGCTGCTACTGGGTATGTGGTCGCCAATGTGATTTTCGAGCGCCCTGCACTGTTTTTGGTGGAATTTCCGGGTGTTGAAAATGGCTATGAGTTCGGCTTATTTGCAGTGCTGGGTGTGGCTTGCGCGGCACTGGCTACCGTGTTTATGCGCCTCACCCTATCGATGTTTAAGGTTGGGCAACGCTTACCGCTTCGCCCCATGTATCGCCCCGCACTGGCAGGATTACTCGTTGGCTTAGTCGCACTGGGATTACCCGATGTGCTGGGCATGGGTAATGAAGTGCTACGCTTTGCCACCATCGAAGGTGCCTTCACCAATTCAGAGCTCGCCTTGCTGGTTTTCTCCAAAATTGTGCTTACTGCAGTGTGCGTTGGCTTTGGTTTTGCAGGCGGCGTGTTCAGCCCGGTAATCCTGATTGGAATCCTGTTTGGAGCCTTATTCTGGTCGCTACTCGAACTCATCGGCGTGCCAAACTCCGGTCTGGCAGTCTATGCTATTTGCGGCATGATGGCATTGGCCAGTCCGGTTATCGGCGCGCCATTAACCACCATTCTTATCGTCTTTGAACTCACTCAAAACTATCATTTAACCGTTGCCGCGATGGTGGCGGTGGTGTTTGCTAACCTCCTCGCCTTCCGCTTATTTGGTCGCTCTATCTTTGATGTGCAACTCGCTGGCAAAGGCATCAACTTAGCCTCGGGGCGTGATCGCGCCATGCTTGATGATTGCAAAGTGATTGATCGCCCGACAGGCAACTATGTCGCCTACAATATTTCACTCACCGTGGCAGAAGTTATCCAAGCTTTAGTTAAGAAAGGACACTCCGAAGCGGCCATTATTGACGATGACGGAAAGTATCGCGGCATGTTACGGATTCAGGATGTCATCGGCCAAGCCGACAGCGCTTCTCTTGAGAGCCTGCTATTTAAAGACTGGCCACAGTTTGATGAGACCACTACCATTTGGGAGGCGATGAAACAAGTTGAAGGCTTTGTAGGCGAAGCCGTTCCGGTGGTTTGCGCCAATGGCCAACTGGTGGGAATGATCACAGAAGCCAACCTAATCGTTGCCTATCTTGAAATTGTTCATGAGCTAAGGAAGGAAGAAAATGCAGCAGTCTGA
- a CDS encoding DUF2270 domain-containing protein, which yields MSIIQSKTISQKDRSNEKLPEFSAAEIGAIAHLYRGEVYRSTTWRTRLDNTTNWAIVTTGLALSITFANKGSTPLPMILVGLLITVFLFFEARRYRYFNVWRARARLIETEFYVPLLRRERHQHDAEWAELLAHDYCQPQYHISYIRAIGRRLRQNYIWIISVQAIAYYGKLLIHPTPLEHYQQLFQRADIGPIAGEWVILGGFIFHTIWVLLAYITWRQDLADRKRRNSDVAMG from the coding sequence ATGAGCATAATCCAGTCCAAAACTATCAGTCAGAAGGATAGATCCAACGAAAAACTCCCTGAATTCAGCGCCGCTGAGATAGGAGCCATCGCCCATCTTTACCGAGGCGAAGTTTACCGATCGACCACCTGGCGAACGCGTTTGGATAACACCACCAACTGGGCAATCGTCACCACTGGATTGGCACTTTCAATTACCTTTGCCAATAAAGGCTCTACCCCGCTGCCGATGATTTTAGTGGGATTATTGATTACTGTTTTCTTGTTTTTTGAAGCGCGCCGTTATCGTTATTTCAATGTGTGGCGAGCCAGAGCGCGGCTGATTGAAACCGAGTTTTACGTGCCGCTACTGCGCAGGGAAAGGCATCAACACGATGCCGAATGGGCTGAGCTACTGGCCCACGATTATTGTCAGCCCCAGTACCATATCAGCTACATAAGAGCGATAGGCCGCCGCTTACGTCAAAACTATATTTGGATTATTAGTGTTCAGGCGATCGCTTATTACGGCAAGCTGCTGATTCACCCTACGCCATTAGAGCATTACCAGCAGCTGTTTCAGCGTGCCGATATTGGGCCAATTGCAGGTGAGTGGGTCATTCTAGGCGGCTTTATTTTCCATACCATTTGGGTGTTGCTGGCGTATATCACTTGGCGGCAGGATTTGGCAGATCGCAAGCGCCGAAACAGCGATGTTGCAATGGGATGA
- the glgC gene encoding glucose-1-phosphate adenylyltransferase has translation MMGKKPQQYAQQTMAFILAGGRGSRLQELTEKRVKPAVYFGGKTRIIDFALSNAVNSGIRRIGVATQYKSHSLIRHLQRGWSFFRAERNESLDILPASQRMNDTDWYKGTADAVTQNIDIIEAYNVKYILVLAGDHIYKQDYSVMIQQHVESGADVTVGCIEVPRDEASGFGVMSVDDTDRVLDFIEKPADPPAMPGHPDLALASMGIYVFDTAFLMDLLRKDSENPDSTHDFGHDLIPDLVKNGKVVAHPFSRSCVRSASEPKPYWRDVGTVDAYWQANMDLTDFAPELDIYDNEWPIWTNSELTPPAKFIHNEEGRRGNAVSSMVSGGCIISGAQLERCLLFTRVKAHSYSSLTGAVVLPDAVIGRHAKLTNVVIDSGVIIPEGLVVGEDPELDAKRFRRTKSGICLITAAMIEKLDKE, from the coding sequence ATGATGGGGAAAAAGCCACAACAGTATGCACAGCAAACCATGGCATTCATTTTAGCGGGAGGACGTGGCAGCCGTTTACAAGAGTTGACAGAAAAGCGAGTGAAACCCGCAGTCTACTTCGGCGGAAAAACCCGAATTATCGACTTTGCATTATCCAATGCAGTTAACTCCGGGATTCGGAGAATTGGCGTTGCAACGCAATATAAATCACACAGCTTAATTCGTCACCTGCAACGCGGCTGGAGTTTCTTTCGTGCCGAGCGCAATGAATCATTAGATATTTTACCCGCCTCGCAGCGCATGAACGACACCGACTGGTACAAGGGTACTGCCGATGCCGTAACTCAAAATATTGATATTATCGAAGCCTATAATGTTAAGTATATTTTGGTGCTCGCAGGAGACCATATTTACAAGCAAGATTACTCGGTGATGATTCAGCAGCACGTCGAAAGTGGCGCTGATGTCACCGTCGGTTGTATCGAAGTACCGCGCGATGAAGCCAGCGGCTTTGGTGTGATGAGTGTGGATGATACTGACCGTGTCTTGGACTTTATTGAAAAGCCCGCTGATCCACCGGCGATGCCTGGTCATCCTGATCTGGCCTTAGCCAGTATGGGAATCTATGTATTTGATACAGCGTTCTTGATGGACCTGTTGAGAAAAGACAGCGAGAATCCCGATTCTACGCATGACTTTGGTCACGATCTGATTCCGGATCTGGTTAAAAATGGCAAAGTGGTTGCGCATCCGTTTAGCCGCTCTTGTGTGCGTAGTGCCTCTGAGCCTAAGCCTTACTGGCGCGATGTTGGAACGGTTGATGCTTACTGGCAGGCCAATATGGATCTGACCGATTTTGCGCCTGAGCTTGATATCTATGATAACGAATGGCCAATTTGGACTAACTCCGAACTGACGCCGCCGGCTAAGTTTATTCACAATGAAGAAGGTCGCCGTGGTAATGCGGTCTCCTCAATGGTGTCGGGTGGTTGCATTATTTCTGGTGCTCAGCTGGAGCGTTGCTTGCTATTCACTCGCGTAAAAGCTCATTCGTATTCAAGCCTGACGGGTGCGGTGGTATTGCCAGATGCAGTGATTGGGCGTCACGCCAAGCTAACCAATGTGGTGATTGATAGTGGAGTCATCATTCCTGAAGGTTTGGTAGTTGGTGAAGACCCTGAATTAGATGCGAAGCGCTTTAGACGTACCAAGTCCGGTATTTGTTTGATTACTGCAGCGATGATCGAGAAGTTAGATAAAGAATAA